In a single window of the Micrococcaceae bacterium Sec5.7 genome:
- a CDS encoding VOC family protein: MLRVRPIHFTSRLQRWGQLLTDLGLVKTMDRGEWVEFDAGSGRVALHFAAQGSAEDGTTAFGVEVGDLTEFARRTNLAGAATGGTTAELIQADHGPSCRVTGQDKFSFLADPATRAADGTWATSPDADPALAASIMWITPDSAAARQDLANIGARPRVSSDSGDWADFTAKNGGRIGVHIGGVVTAGPLGFEYDGDLATLLDRLTAAGHAAHIVDESYGRTLHVANPDFADLPENPTGPTIWILERQTDLYGYTEG, translated from the coding sequence ATGCTGCGCGTCCGCCCCATCCACTTCACGTCCCGCCTCCAGCGTTGGGGGCAGCTCCTCACTGATCTGGGCCTCGTCAAAACCATGGACCGCGGTGAGTGGGTGGAGTTCGATGCCGGATCAGGACGCGTTGCGCTGCACTTCGCAGCCCAGGGTTCCGCAGAAGACGGCACCACGGCCTTCGGCGTCGAAGTTGGCGATCTCACCGAGTTCGCTCGACGCACCAACCTAGCCGGGGCGGCCACCGGCGGCACCACCGCCGAGCTCATCCAGGCGGACCACGGCCCGTCCTGCCGGGTCACCGGTCAGGACAAATTCAGCTTCCTGGCGGACCCTGCCACGCGTGCAGCGGATGGAACGTGGGCAACGTCCCCGGATGCAGACCCCGCCCTGGCCGCAAGCATCATGTGGATCACGCCGGACTCCGCGGCGGCCCGGCAGGACCTCGCTAACATCGGAGCGCGGCCCCGCGTCAGCTCGGATTCGGGCGACTGGGCCGACTTCACGGCGAAGAACGGCGGCCGGATCGGCGTGCACATCGGCGGCGTCGTGACTGCCGGCCCGCTGGGTTTTGAGTACGACGGCGATCTGGCCACCCTGCTGGACAGGCTCACCGCAGCGGGACACGCGGCCCACATAGTGGACGAGTCCTACGGCCGCACCCTGCACGTTGCCAACCCGGACTTCGCTGACCTGCCGGAGAATCCCACGGGCCCCACCATCTGGATCCTGGAACGGCAGACGGACCTGTACGGGTACACCGAGGGCTGA
- a CDS encoding efflux RND transporter permease subunit — MAALSGAHLPGWRGTTHYGRNAPVGSAVPAARFGGGGGGPRCGRRLTAEHAGGRFPEFAPPQVEIQTEALGLSAAEVEQLITSPMEADLLNGVAWLDAIRSKSIPGLSSIQLVFRPGTDILRAPQLVAERLTQARPLPNVRLRPYSCGRCPQPAG, encoded by the coding sequence GTGGCGGCCTTATCCGGGGCACATCTGCCAGGTTGGCGCGGTACCACTCATTATGGGCGCAATGCTCCGGTGGGGTCTGCAGTTCCGGCTGCTCGTTTTGGCGGTGGCGGTGGGGGTCCTCGGTGTGGGCGTCGCCTCACTGCCGAGCATGCCGGTGGACGCTTCCCCGAGTTCGCGCCCCCGCAGGTTGAAATTCAAACCGAGGCGCTGGGCCTTTCGGCCGCTGAGGTCGAACAATTGATTACCTCCCCGATGGAGGCTGACCTGCTCAACGGCGTGGCCTGGCTGGATGCGATCCGGTCCAAGTCCATCCCAGGTTTGTCCTCGATTCAACTGGTCTTCAGGCCTGGAACGGATATTTTGCGGGCGCCGCAGCTGGTTGCCGAACGGCTGACGCAGGCGCGTCCGCTGCCGAATGTTCGGCTCCGCCCGTACTCATGCGGCCGCTGTCCTCAACCAGCCGGGTGA
- a CDS encoding SRPBCC domain-containing protein — MTNNLSVVINSDAQQVWTMLREPSKVAQWHGWEADDQAAEINEIYFSTTVVEGADHTSLTVDGGDVFTLKPVPTGTEVSVTRAALDHNSEWAAWDEDITQGWLTFVQQLRFALERHPHGKRRTSYISLPGGSGSVIEKLGLADVPAPGESYALTLATGEEIAGKVWFRSNHQVGLTVHSYAEHGEGLVIVADQPVIPEIRPDGGSLVIVSTYDLGAGSLETVRALWDDWRSENYPTSLPLH, encoded by the coding sequence ATGACGAACAATCTGAGCGTTGTGATAAATTCCGACGCGCAGCAAGTTTGGACCATGCTGCGCGAACCATCCAAAGTGGCCCAATGGCATGGTTGGGAGGCTGACGACCAGGCCGCCGAAATCAACGAGATCTACTTCAGCACCACGGTTGTCGAAGGTGCAGACCACACCTCATTGACCGTGGATGGCGGGGACGTGTTCACCCTGAAACCGGTGCCCACGGGGACCGAAGTCAGTGTGACCCGGGCCGCTCTGGACCATAATTCCGAATGGGCGGCGTGGGATGAGGACATCACGCAGGGCTGGCTGACGTTCGTCCAGCAGCTCCGGTTCGCGTTGGAGCGCCATCCACACGGAAAACGCCGTACTTCGTATATTTCGCTGCCCGGAGGATCCGGCTCTGTTATTGAAAAACTGGGGCTGGCTGATGTTCCGGCGCCCGGAGAGAGCTACGCGCTGACGCTCGCCACCGGCGAGGAGATTGCGGGCAAGGTCTGGTTCCGGAGCAATCACCAGGTGGGTCTGACCGTGCACAGCTACGCCGAGCACGGCGAAGGGCTGGTCATCGTGGCGGACCAGCCGGTCATCCCGGAGATCAGGCCCGACGGCGGTTCTTTGGTGATCGTCTCCACTTACGATCTCGGCGCGGGCAGTCTGGAGACTGTCCGCGCATTGTGGGATGACTGGCGGTCTGAGAACTACCCCACATCGTTGCCGCTCCACTAA
- a CDS encoding CopG family transcriptional regulator, protein MIQGSKAQESKSQFNVYLPPGLVRDIKHRAVDEGISLSALVEKALGGYLAGTETANPATHDPEEK, encoded by the coding sequence ATGATCCAGGGTAGTAAGGCTCAGGAGAGCAAGTCCCAATTCAATGTGTACCTGCCTCCCGGCCTGGTCCGCGACATCAAACACCGGGCCGTCGATGAAGGCATCAGCCTGTCCGCCCTGGTGGAAAAGGCCCTCGGCGGATACCTCGCCGGCACCGAAACCGCGAATCCCGCCACCCATGACCCCGAGGAGAAGTAA
- the tgt gene encoding tRNA guanosine(34) transglycosylase Tgt, with product MPANLHVSAAAVPAAAAAPARQSEFSFSVGQRVADTCAPSAEQLAANGGEFLGRTGTITTPHGEIRTPAFIAVGTKATVKAVLPESVAELGAQAVLANAYHLYLQPGPEILDLAGGLGAFMNWSGPTFTDSGGFQVMSLGSGFKKVIDMKSVDQSGPDDAVAAGKERLAHVDDDGVWFKSHLNGDRHRFSPEISLQIQHQIGADIMFAFDELTTLQNSRGYQEESLERTRRWALRCIDEHLRLTKERAGRPYQALFGVIQGAQYEDLRRKACRDLGAMNFDGFGIGGALEKENLGTIVRWCNEELPEDKPRHLLGISEPDDIFTAVENGADTFDCVSPTRVARNSAFYTPSGRYNLSGARYKRDFGPLQDGCDCYTCANYSRAYIHHLFKAKEMVSATLISIHNERFVVKMVDDTRLAIESGRFFEFKAETLGQYYR from the coding sequence GTGCCAGCCAATCTCCATGTTTCCGCAGCCGCCGTCCCGGCCGCAGCCGCGGCCCCCGCCCGTCAGTCCGAGTTTTCCTTCAGCGTGGGGCAGCGCGTTGCCGATACCTGCGCGCCGTCCGCGGAACAGCTGGCCGCCAACGGCGGCGAATTCCTGGGCCGCACAGGAACCATCACCACACCCCACGGTGAGATCCGGACGCCGGCGTTCATCGCCGTCGGAACCAAGGCCACCGTCAAAGCCGTGCTGCCGGAGTCCGTCGCCGAGCTGGGCGCGCAGGCAGTGCTGGCCAACGCCTACCACCTCTACCTGCAACCGGGTCCGGAGATCCTGGACTTGGCGGGAGGCCTGGGTGCCTTTATGAACTGGTCCGGCCCCACGTTCACCGATTCCGGCGGATTCCAGGTGATGAGCCTTGGTTCAGGGTTCAAAAAGGTCATCGACATGAAGTCAGTGGACCAATCGGGCCCGGACGACGCCGTGGCCGCCGGCAAGGAACGCCTGGCCCACGTGGACGACGACGGCGTCTGGTTCAAGTCGCATCTCAACGGGGACCGCCACCGGTTCTCGCCCGAGATCTCCCTGCAGATCCAGCACCAGATCGGCGCGGACATCATGTTCGCCTTCGATGAGCTCACCACGCTTCAGAACTCGCGCGGCTACCAGGAGGAGTCGCTGGAGCGTACCCGCCGGTGGGCGCTGCGGTGCATTGACGAGCACCTCCGGCTGACCAAGGAGCGGGCGGGCCGGCCGTACCAGGCGTTGTTCGGTGTGATCCAGGGAGCGCAGTACGAGGACCTCCGGCGCAAGGCGTGCCGCGATCTGGGGGCCATGAACTTTGACGGCTTCGGGATCGGCGGGGCGCTGGAGAAGGAGAACCTGGGCACCATTGTGCGCTGGTGCAACGAGGAACTCCCTGAGGACAAGCCGCGGCACCTGCTGGGCATTTCGGAGCCGGACGACATCTTCACGGCCGTTGAAAACGGCGCGGACACCTTCGACTGTGTGTCGCCCACGCGGGTGGCCCGCAACTCGGCGTTCTACACGCCGTCCGGGCGCTACAACCTGTCCGGTGCCAGGTACAAGCGCGATTTCGGCCCGCTGCAGGACGGCTGCGACTGCTATACGTGCGCCAATTACTCACGCGCGTATATCCACCACCTGTTCAAGGCCAAGGAGATGGTCTCGGCCACACTCATCTCCATCCACAACGAGCGCTTTGTTGTGAAGATGGTGGACGACACCCGGCTGGCCATCGAGTCCGGCCGCTTCTTCGAGTTCAAGGCAGAGACTCTGGGGCAGTACTACCGCTGA
- a CDS encoding glycosyltransferase family 4 protein, with protein sequence MRIGLIAPPWFRVPPRSYGGTESVIDTLARGLADAGHEVLLAASGDSTCPVPRVPGLPCADTTTLGSGREEIRHVVRSYRAMTDVDVLHDHTLAGPLYRHRPPGVPLVTTNHGPFMPDLNDLYRAMSADAAVVAISHHQASTARNFTVARVIHHGIDVGSVPTGSGSGQYACFLGRMHPSKGLREAIMIARRAQMPLLIAAKMHDKAEHEYFATVIKPLLGPDAEYLGELDAEAKYRLLGDAVALLSPLQWPEPFGLAAIEALATGTPVVSTPRGAAPEIVTDGLTGFLRTDERDLASALQNAASLDRRDCRRSVEERFSALIMVQLHLQLYSELTGIPLTNQPAVTAPRGDTQSARPPALVTHLGGA encoded by the coding sequence GTGCGCATCGGCCTCATTGCGCCGCCGTGGTTCCGGGTTCCCCCGCGCTCGTATGGCGGCACGGAATCCGTCATCGACACACTGGCACGCGGCCTGGCCGATGCCGGACACGAAGTCCTGCTTGCGGCGTCCGGCGACAGCACCTGCCCGGTCCCACGCGTACCCGGTCTGCCGTGCGCCGATACAACGACTCTCGGCTCCGGCCGCGAAGAAATCCGTCACGTTGTCCGGTCCTACAGGGCCATGACCGACGTCGACGTCCTCCACGACCACACGCTCGCCGGGCCCCTCTACCGGCACCGGCCGCCGGGCGTCCCTCTGGTCACGACCAACCACGGACCGTTTATGCCCGATCTGAATGACCTCTACCGGGCCATGAGCGCAGATGCCGCCGTCGTCGCAATATCCCACCATCAAGCATCCACCGCCAGGAATTTCACGGTCGCCCGCGTCATCCACCACGGTATTGACGTCGGTTCAGTGCCTACAGGATCCGGGTCCGGACAGTATGCCTGTTTCCTCGGCCGCATGCATCCTTCCAAGGGCCTGCGCGAAGCAATCATGATCGCCCGCCGTGCGCAAATGCCCCTGCTGATCGCCGCGAAGATGCACGATAAAGCCGAACACGAATACTTCGCGACCGTCATCAAGCCGCTGCTGGGACCCGATGCCGAATACCTGGGCGAGCTTGACGCCGAAGCCAAATACCGCCTTCTCGGCGACGCGGTGGCATTGCTCAGTCCCCTGCAATGGCCGGAACCCTTCGGCTTGGCAGCGATCGAGGCCCTGGCAACCGGCACGCCCGTGGTCTCAACCCCCCGGGGCGCCGCGCCCGAAATCGTGACGGATGGGCTGACCGGGTTCCTGCGGACCGATGAACGGGATCTCGCCTCCGCACTGCAAAACGCCGCATCCCTGGACCGCCGTGATTGCCGCAGAAGCGTCGAGGAGAGATTCAGCGCCCTGATCATGGTCCAGCTCCACCTTCAACTCTATTCCGAGCTGACGGGGATCCCGCTTACGAACCAGCCCGCCGTCACCGCACCCCGCGGGGACACGCAGTCCGCGCGGCCCCCTGCCCTGGTTACTCACCTCGGGGGAGCGTAA
- a CDS encoding efflux RND transporter permease subunit: protein MSSSCRWWVDPDQLKANGLTLDEVIRTTGNAVWVSPLSYLEASTPGTGGFIETGNQRLGVQRELLITTPKDLAQLSLNAGGRPVALGDVAQVLSDHQPLIGDAVIGDDPGLLLVIGKFPDTNTLEVTRSIDERQPAARTRSS, encoded by the coding sequence GTGAGCAGCAGTTGCAGGTGGTGGGTTGATCCGGATCAGCTGAAGGCGAACGGCCTTACCTTGGACGAGGTCATCAGGACCACGGGCAACGCCGTTTGGGTCTCACCGCTGAGTTATCTGGAGGCTTCGACGCCGGGAACGGGCGGCTTCATCGAGACGGGAAACCAGCGACTCGGGGTCCAGCGCGAGCTGCTAATCACTACGCCTAAAGATCTGGCCCAGCTGAGCCTGAATGCCGGCGGCCGCCCCGTGGCGCTCGGTGACGTGGCTCAGGTGCTGTCGGATCATCAACCACTGATCGGTGACGCCGTCATCGGTGACGACCCAGGACTGCTGCTGGTCATCGGGAAGTTTCCGGACACGAACACCTTGGAAGTCACCCGAAGCATCGACGAACGGCAACCAGCGGCGAGAACCAGGAGTTCATAG
- a CDS encoding DUF6707 family protein: protein MTHHPAAQHYGEQQAGSLKTGDHLLLPDGGRSAEIQHVELENDDFGSPAIVLATLTGGGMLRIAAGSSVKVTDEEIVTGPDAATPLQVVEHLSEEDSTAPAAPAVVVPPLPATAPVVNAPTAEEQALIPGPAGTPESVVEAAAEAHPTAVGVLLLADKLAKGINTKSGSCLKDLSDLAHELFIMLKDPDGALAVADLLNVLPFDGNPGRWSSVEASLALSSYICRQTGQPERAEVYEKFLRSPEAQEADPFKARMKAKMRQRSLNEPNLYDKEIFRSIDNSNHEAEREWRLLRLESLLFLRAHGGSETIGAGELQRRIGHELDSVRS from the coding sequence ATGACCCACCACCCAGCCGCCCAGCACTACGGCGAACAGCAGGCTGGATCCCTGAAGACCGGCGATCACCTGCTCCTCCCTGACGGCGGGCGCTCGGCCGAAATCCAGCATGTGGAGCTCGAGAACGACGATTTCGGCTCCCCCGCGATCGTCCTGGCAACGCTCACCGGCGGAGGAATGCTGCGCATCGCCGCCGGCTCTTCGGTCAAGGTAACGGACGAAGAAATAGTTACCGGGCCCGACGCCGCCACCCCGCTTCAGGTGGTTGAGCACCTCAGCGAGGAGGACAGCACCGCCCCGGCGGCTCCCGCCGTCGTCGTACCTCCCCTCCCGGCCACAGCGCCGGTGGTGAACGCTCCCACTGCCGAGGAACAGGCTCTCATCCCCGGGCCTGCCGGGACGCCGGAGTCCGTGGTGGAGGCTGCCGCGGAGGCGCACCCCACGGCGGTGGGGGTCCTGCTGCTGGCCGACAAGCTGGCCAAGGGCATCAATACCAAGTCCGGAAGCTGCCTCAAGGACCTCAGCGATCTGGCGCATGAGCTGTTCATCATGCTCAAGGACCCCGATGGCGCCTTGGCCGTGGCGGATCTCCTGAACGTCCTGCCGTTCGACGGAAACCCGGGGCGCTGGTCGTCGGTGGAGGCGTCGCTGGCACTGTCCAGCTACATCTGCCGCCAGACCGGCCAGCCGGAGCGTGCCGAAGTGTATGAAAAGTTCCTGCGCTCCCCCGAAGCTCAGGAAGCGGATCCTTTTAAGGCCCGGATGAAGGCCAAAATGCGCCAGCGCTCACTGAACGAACCGAATCTATACGACAAAGAGATCTTCCGGTCGATCGACAACTCCAACCACGAGGCCGAGCGTGAATGGCGGCTGCTGCGGCTGGAGTCGCTGCTGTTCCTGCGCGCCCACGGCGGATCGGAAACCATCGGGGCCGGAGAATTGCAGCGGCGGATCGGCCACGAACTCGACTCCGTCCGGTCCTAG
- a CDS encoding phosphatase PAP2 family protein codes for MRPAISTNSPTSNPAGTPSLRSQGRRFIAAVVLLVAGDALFWLMLAAVQSDSGLARLDGPVHSALVDSRTPWATALLTTVTTVTSPMWMTVIGFLAALGWAVWKREIWRPALLLGAMAVTVVLSAVIKNEIGRARPPASDFLLGPDDALSFPSGHTFGAGVFFLVLVSLLISRRNRRTTAAVGWIACAAAVAGTVLVAFSRLYLGYHWLTDVVASIGLAVAVTGIVILVDGLRMSQSAVPVKPQ; via the coding sequence ATGCGCCCTGCCATCTCCACAAACAGCCCCACGAGTAACCCTGCCGGGACCCCCAGCCTGAGATCGCAAGGGAGACGTTTCATTGCTGCTGTGGTCCTCCTCGTGGCGGGCGATGCACTTTTCTGGCTGATGCTTGCGGCGGTGCAGTCGGATTCGGGACTGGCCCGGCTCGATGGCCCGGTCCACAGCGCGCTGGTTGACTCCCGAACTCCCTGGGCCACTGCGCTGCTGACGACGGTCACCACCGTGACGTCCCCGATGTGGATGACGGTCATCGGATTCCTGGCGGCGCTCGGCTGGGCCGTTTGGAAGCGGGAAATCTGGCGTCCCGCGTTGCTGCTCGGCGCCATGGCTGTCACCGTGGTGCTGTCCGCCGTTATCAAAAACGAGATCGGGCGTGCGCGGCCGCCGGCCAGTGACTTCCTGCTGGGGCCCGATGATGCCCTGTCCTTTCCCTCGGGACACACATTCGGCGCGGGGGTCTTTTTCCTCGTGTTGGTCTCCTTGCTGATTTCCCGCCGAAACAGACGTACGACGGCGGCGGTGGGCTGGATCGCGTGCGCTGCGGCGGTTGCCGGAACAGTACTGGTTGCCTTTAGCCGGCTGTACCTCGGCTACCACTGGCTGACGGACGTGGTGGCCTCGATCGGCCTGGCCGTTGCCGTTACGGGAATCGTGATCCTGGTCGACGGTTTGAGGATGTCGCAGTCAGCGGTGCCAGTGAAGCCGCAGTGA
- a CDS encoding ABC transporter ATP-binding protein — protein sequence MTEQSPSRLPEPRIAASVAPSTNSHLEINAVTKNFGPQSVLKGVNLSVAKGGTTAIVGPSGSGKTTLLRLIAGFEHPATGSISLNGSKVAGDGVWLPAHKRHVGYVAQDGALFPHLTVGQNIAFGLNASRLSGGRRAVAARVGELLAMVSLDPSMAKRRPHQLSGGQQQRVALARALAREPELMLLDEPFSALDAGLRVATRRAVAKVLNDAGVTTILVTHDQAEALSFADQVAVMRGGKLAQIGNPFVVYTRPVDRATAEFLGDAVILDAWMEGSLATCSLGGIPVRRPPAQGRVQLMLRPEQIRITEDGPIRGVVVETDYFGPETTVRLKLAVPPELAAGAVADHRYPGGGEVITIRHWNASIARTGTELCLRVVGEAVAFPMDD from the coding sequence GTGACCGAACAATCCCCCTCCAGGCTTCCGGAACCACGGATTGCGGCGTCGGTGGCACCCAGCACCAACAGCCATCTGGAGATCAACGCGGTCACCAAGAATTTCGGCCCGCAGTCCGTCCTCAAAGGCGTCAACCTGTCCGTGGCCAAGGGCGGCACAACCGCCATTGTGGGTCCGTCCGGCTCGGGCAAGACGACCCTCCTTCGGCTGATCGCCGGTTTCGAACACCCCGCCACCGGCAGCATTTCGCTGAACGGTTCCAAGGTAGCGGGCGACGGCGTATGGCTGCCTGCGCACAAACGTCACGTCGGGTATGTGGCCCAGGACGGCGCCCTGTTCCCCCACCTGACCGTGGGCCAGAATATTGCCTTCGGCCTCAATGCGTCCAGGCTTTCCGGCGGGCGGCGCGCCGTGGCTGCACGCGTCGGCGAACTGCTGGCGATGGTCTCGCTGGATCCTTCCATGGCCAAGCGACGGCCGCATCAGCTTTCCGGCGGACAGCAGCAGCGGGTGGCACTGGCCCGTGCACTGGCGCGCGAGCCCGAGCTGATGCTTCTGGATGAACCGTTTTCCGCGCTCGACGCCGGCCTCCGGGTCGCCACGCGGCGGGCGGTGGCCAAGGTCCTCAATGACGCCGGCGTCACCACTATCCTGGTGACCCATGACCAGGCCGAGGCCCTGTCCTTCGCGGACCAGGTTGCCGTGATGCGCGGCGGCAAGCTGGCCCAGATCGGCAACCCGTTTGTGGTGTATACACGCCCCGTGGACCGCGCCACGGCTGAGTTCCTGGGCGACGCCGTCATTCTTGATGCCTGGATGGAAGGCTCCCTGGCCACGTGTTCGCTGGGCGGCATTCCCGTACGCCGGCCGCCGGCACAGGGCCGAGTTCAGCTGATGCTCCGGCCGGAACAGATCCGCATTACCGAAGACGGCCCCATCCGCGGAGTGGTGGTGGAGACCGACTACTTCGGCCCGGAAACCACTGTCCGGCTGAAGTTGGCCGTGCCACCCGAACTAGCCGCCGGCGCTGTGGCTGATCACCGCTACCCCGGCGGCGGCGAAGTGATCACCATCCGGCACTGGAACGCGTCCATCGCCCGCACGGGTACGGAGCTGTGCCTGCGCGTTGTGGGCGAGGCAGTGGCTTTCCCGATGGACGACTGA
- a CDS encoding glycogen debranching N-terminal domain-containing protein yields the protein MTGWNADTSAGSIGAGAVTLVEGASFCISAGNGDMHAGRPHGAFFSDTRILSKWNLTVNGEPVQPLGATTPEPYRAVFVGRAAGSDGAADNPLVVERERVIGSGIREQITVRNFSREPAECTLELIVGTDFADLFEVKDGRSPHHRDQSLRQDGGSLILDCQWKGSQRGLIVQAPGATIDGGSLSYRVVLEAHGAWTRAVAVIPTVNGVEASAAFSADRATHESLPALRFGSWGAKAPVVQLENAAIEKVLNQSQGDLGSLRIFNPDHPGRAVLAAGAPWFMALFGRDSLLSSLMALPVDPSLALGTLQTLAEFQGKEVNPLSEEEPGRILHEVRLGVSAGLSLGGGSIYYGTADATPLFVSLLGELSRWGLAGEAIDALLPHADRALDWISNYGDRDGDGFVEYARANEHGLINQGWKDSWDGINFANGDLAEAPIALCEVQGYVYSAYIGRALMAVDAGDAGLARDWGTRAAALKKAFNERFWLPDLGYFAIALDKDKKPVDACASNMGHCLWSGIIDDDKAAAVAKRLMSPEMFTGWGVRTLGSDMGAYNPVSYHNGSVWPHDNALIAGGLMRYGFVEEAQKIALGLFEAADYFGGRLPELFCGFDRGSYPEPVSYPTSCSPQAWAAATPIYLIRILLRFDPFLPYDGLWLSPVFPESFGHFREENMPLAGSRLTVEVSDNTTSVTGLPDRVRLHRGTRPPLAELLQLSGLQRS from the coding sequence ATGACTGGTTGGAACGCCGATACATCCGCCGGATCAATAGGGGCCGGCGCGGTAACCCTCGTGGAGGGCGCGTCCTTTTGCATTTCTGCCGGCAACGGCGACATGCATGCCGGGCGGCCCCACGGAGCTTTCTTCAGTGACACCCGGATCCTCTCCAAATGGAACCTGACAGTCAACGGAGAGCCTGTCCAGCCCCTTGGCGCCACCACCCCGGAACCCTATCGCGCTGTGTTCGTAGGCCGCGCAGCAGGTTCGGACGGTGCCGCCGACAATCCTCTGGTCGTGGAGCGGGAACGCGTGATTGGCTCGGGGATCAGGGAACAGATCACGGTGCGAAATTTCTCCCGGGAACCGGCCGAGTGCACTCTGGAACTGATCGTGGGCACGGATTTCGCGGACCTGTTCGAGGTCAAGGACGGCCGGTCTCCGCACCACCGGGACCAGTCGCTCCGGCAGGACGGCGGGAGCCTGATCCTGGACTGTCAGTGGAAAGGCAGCCAGCGAGGTCTCATTGTTCAGGCTCCGGGCGCGACGATCGACGGCGGATCCCTTTCGTACCGGGTTGTGCTCGAAGCACACGGCGCCTGGACCCGGGCGGTAGCCGTCATTCCCACTGTGAACGGGGTCGAAGCATCTGCCGCATTTTCTGCCGACCGGGCGACCCACGAATCATTGCCCGCGCTCCGATTCGGCAGTTGGGGCGCCAAGGCCCCGGTGGTGCAGCTCGAGAACGCTGCCATCGAGAAGGTCCTCAATCAAAGCCAGGGGGATCTGGGTTCGCTGCGGATCTTCAACCCGGACCATCCGGGCCGGGCCGTGCTGGCTGCTGGAGCACCCTGGTTCATGGCGTTGTTTGGCCGGGACTCTCTCCTGTCCTCGCTGATGGCACTGCCTGTGGACCCGTCCCTGGCGTTGGGGACTCTGCAGACACTTGCCGAGTTCCAAGGCAAAGAGGTGAACCCGCTCAGCGAGGAAGAACCTGGCCGGATACTGCACGAGGTCCGGCTCGGCGTCAGCGCAGGCTTGTCGCTTGGTGGCGGGAGCATCTACTACGGCACTGCGGACGCGACTCCGCTCTTCGTCTCGCTTTTGGGCGAGCTGAGCCGCTGGGGCCTGGCAGGCGAGGCAATCGATGCCCTCCTTCCGCATGCTGACCGGGCTCTGGACTGGATCAGTAACTACGGGGACCGCGACGGCGACGGCTTTGTGGAATACGCGCGCGCAAACGAGCACGGGCTCATCAACCAGGGGTGGAAAGATTCCTGGGACGGCATCAACTTCGCCAACGGCGACCTCGCCGAAGCACCCATCGCGCTCTGTGAAGTGCAAGGCTACGTGTACAGCGCCTACATTGGCCGCGCGCTGATGGCGGTAGACGCCGGAGACGCCGGGCTTGCCAGAGACTGGGGCACGCGTGCGGCGGCGCTGAAGAAGGCGTTCAACGAACGTTTTTGGCTGCCGGATCTGGGTTACTTCGCCATTGCCCTGGATAAGGACAAGAAGCCTGTGGACGCTTGCGCCTCCAACATGGGTCACTGCCTCTGGAGCGGAATCATCGACGACGATAAGGCAGCGGCGGTGGCGAAGCGGCTGATGTCACCCGAAATGTTTACCGGCTGGGGTGTGAGGACGCTCGGATCGGACATGGGCGCCTACAATCCGGTCAGTTACCACAATGGTTCCGTCTGGCCCCATGACAACGCACTCATCGCCGGAGGGCTGATGCGGTATGGCTTCGTCGAGGAGGCGCAGAAGATCGCCCTGGGGCTCTTTGAGGCTGCCGATTACTTCGGGGGCCGGCTGCCGGAACTGTTCTGCGGTTTTGACCGTGGCAGCTATCCCGAGCCGGTGTCCTACCCCACCTCCTGCTCCCCCCAGGCGTGGGCCGCCGCCACACCCATCTATCTGATCCGCATCCTGCTCAGATTCGACCCCTTCCTTCCCTACGACGGGCTGTGGCTGTCACCGGTATTTCCAGAGAGTTTCGGGCACTTCAGAGAAGAGAATATGCCGCTCGCCGGCTCCCGGCTCACGGTCGAGGTATCGGACAACACGACGTCGGTGACCGGCCTCCCCGACCGTGTCCGGTTGCACCGCGGGACCAGGCCGCCACTCGCGGAACTGCTTCAGCTGAGCGGGCTGCAGCGCAGCTAG
- a CDS encoding NUDIX hydrolase family protein, with protein sequence MNVRTPDPNPGWLSDDDLFEARGRLPMVYVEAVPVRLDPLGFVNEVGTLLQADEDGTMVRSLVSGRVLYRETIRAALLRHMEKDLGTMAFPQLPISPVPFTVAEYFPAPSQTGFTDDRQHAVSLAYIIPVTGECEPRQDALELTWMTPEEVLSEGVQLEFTGGRGALVRQALAFAGVGN encoded by the coding sequence ATGAACGTTCGTACCCCTGACCCGAATCCCGGCTGGCTATCCGATGACGACCTCTTTGAGGCCCGCGGCCGGCTCCCGATGGTCTATGTGGAAGCCGTACCGGTAAGGCTGGATCCCCTCGGCTTCGTGAACGAGGTAGGCACCCTCCTGCAGGCGGATGAGGACGGCACCATGGTCCGCTCCCTGGTGTCCGGCCGTGTGCTCTACCGGGAAACGATCCGCGCCGCCCTCCTGCGCCACATGGAGAAGGACCTGGGGACAATGGCCTTCCCGCAGCTGCCCATCAGCCCGGTTCCTTTCACCGTGGCAGAGTACTTCCCGGCGCCATCCCAGACCGGCTTCACCGACGACCGCCAGCATGCTGTTTCACTGGCCTACATCATCCCCGTCACTGGCGAATGCGAACCACGCCAGGACGCCCTGGAACTCACGTGGATGACCCCTGAGGAAGTCCTCAGCGAGGGCGTCCAGCTCGAGTTCACCGGCGGCCGCGGCGCACTCGTCCGGCAAGCCCTGGCCTTCGCCGGCGTAGGCAATTAG